In Festucalex cinctus isolate MCC-2025b chromosome 5, RoL_Fcin_1.0, whole genome shotgun sequence, a single genomic region encodes these proteins:
- the LOC144019654 gene encoding LIM domain transcription factor LMO4.1-like gives MVNNQASGLAPAPRSCAGCGGKIADRFLLFSMERYWHTRCLKCSCCQAQLGDIGTTCYSKGGMILCRSDYIRLFGHSGACSACGQSIPANEMVMRAQGNVYHLKCFSCATCRNRLMPGDRFHYINGTIFCEHDRPGAALLSSHLPQLQSNSVMTDQKVC, from the exons ATGGTCAACAACCAAGCGTCGGGCTTGGCGCCGGCCCCGAGGTCATGTGCAGGATGTGGGGGGAAGATCGCTGACCGTTTCCTGCTCTTCTCCATGGAGCGTTATTGGCACACTCGCTGCCTCAAGTGCTCCTGCTGTCAAGCTCAGCTGGGCGACATTGGCACCACCTGCTACAGCAAAGGAGGCATGATTCTATGTCGTAGCGACTACATCAG GCTGTTTGGGCACAGCGGGGCGTGCAGTGCCTGTGGCCAGTCAATCCCAGCCAATGAGATGGTGATGAGGGCACAGGGAAATGTTTACCACCTCAAG TGTTTCAGCTGTGCCACGTGCAGGAACAGACTGATGCCTGGAGATCGCTTCCATTACATCAACGGTACAATCTTCTGTGAGCACGACAGGCCCGGCGCCGCCCTGCTCAGCAGCCACCTGCCACAACTTCAGAGTAACTCTGTGATGACGGACCAGAAG GTGTGTTGA